From Actinomyces sp. oral taxon 171 str. F0337, one genomic window encodes:
- a CDS encoding VanW family protein, translated as MSQSVNRGKKPAASKVAADTVEPVEPAESVRPTGPVEEAEETAKASAVVEQPTQKASVVEDAGEAADQGVGETASLADESVETAGSEPAAAEAAAAEAVVTPASMSVVDEATTPAEALSPYESSGADATVEAQQVTAWPSGSGDMPPSIAPKIPASGSRASRRRRLIPAACAAGAAALLLAWGGIAWWTTQHIASGTTVSGVDVSGLSPKEARDRISKGVGDQLAQPVTLTVGQGRSELVPAKSGVSVDTNASVKKLTGFTLNPVTLTQRLGGQRTDAVIRVDSTALRGALEDRVDTMANGAVSATVTLDGTKPVTTPASNGIGLDVDASLKQLAGSWPLGKKTLAMAEGTAIPAITNEEATKFVDGTLTPLLSSGLTVDAAGTGVQSKNPGAAAAFSPQDTAAMLKLSSEGGTLSATFDPTALRDAVVARIGQVEAPVQNATWKIDGSATGAPGARPQYVPAAQGKLIDTAALSASLLKAGTSATDVAGRTVPLPMVVAEPTVTTPQNEWGISEVIGEFATPYNSGDAPRTQNLTRGAELVNGTVVKPGEVFSLEKVLGEVDSEHGFADAGVIQNGEHVDAMGGGLSQVATTTFNAGFEAGMDDTEHHPHQYYFERYPAGREATLWTGNLDMKFTNSTSHAVLAQAWLDGEQIHVRLWSTKYYDVSITSSDRSNFRPVRTKHGSGPDCEPTSGGQQGFDITVTRTRKHDGKALPDDVLTTKYDGDIDMICN; from the coding sequence ATGAGCCAGTCCGTCAACCGCGGGAAGAAGCCCGCTGCCTCGAAGGTCGCGGCCGACACCGTCGAGCCCGTCGAGCCCGCTGAGTCCGTCAGGCCGACCGGGCCCGTCGAGGAGGCCGAGGAGACTGCGAAGGCTTCGGCCGTCGTCGAGCAGCCCACGCAGAAGGCATCCGTCGTCGAGGATGCCGGTGAGGCCGCCGACCAGGGTGTGGGCGAGACCGCCTCCCTTGCTGACGAGTCCGTTGAGACAGCCGGTTCCGAGCCGGCCGCTGCTGAAGCCGCAGCCGCCGAAGCGGTGGTGACACCGGCGTCGATGAGTGTCGTCGATGAGGCCACCACCCCCGCCGAGGCCCTCTCGCCCTATGAGTCGAGCGGTGCCGATGCGACTGTCGAGGCTCAGCAGGTCACCGCATGGCCCTCCGGCTCCGGCGATATGCCGCCATCGATCGCCCCGAAGATCCCGGCATCCGGGTCGCGCGCCTCGCGCCGTCGGCGCCTCATCCCCGCCGCCTGCGCCGCCGGGGCCGCGGCCCTGCTCCTGGCCTGGGGCGGCATCGCCTGGTGGACCACCCAGCACATCGCCTCGGGCACTACCGTCTCCGGCGTCGACGTCTCCGGCCTGAGCCCCAAGGAGGCCCGCGACCGCATCAGCAAGGGCGTCGGTGACCAGCTCGCCCAGCCCGTCACCCTCACCGTCGGGCAGGGGAGGTCCGAGCTCGTACCCGCCAAGTCGGGCGTCTCAGTCGACACCAACGCCTCGGTCAAGAAGCTCACCGGATTTACCCTCAACCCCGTCACCCTGACCCAGCGCCTCGGCGGTCAGCGCACCGACGCCGTCATCCGGGTCGATTCCACCGCCCTGCGCGGCGCCCTGGAGGACCGGGTCGACACGATGGCCAACGGTGCGGTCTCGGCGACCGTGACCCTGGACGGCACCAAGCCGGTCACCACGCCCGCGAGCAACGGTATCGGACTCGACGTCGATGCCTCTCTCAAGCAGCTCGCCGGCTCCTGGCCCCTGGGCAAGAAGACCCTCGCCATGGCCGAGGGCACCGCGATCCCCGCCATCACCAACGAGGAAGCCACGAAGTTCGTGGACGGCACCCTCACGCCGCTGCTCTCCAGCGGGCTGACCGTTGATGCGGCGGGCACCGGCGTACAGAGCAAGAACCCCGGCGCGGCCGCTGCCTTCTCACCGCAGGACACCGCCGCGATGCTGAAGCTCTCCTCCGAGGGCGGTACCTTGAGCGCCACCTTCGACCCGACTGCGCTGCGTGACGCCGTCGTCGCCAGAATCGGTCAGGTCGAGGCCCCCGTCCAGAACGCGACCTGGAAGATCGACGGCTCCGCCACCGGCGCCCCGGGGGCTCGCCCCCAGTACGTCCCCGCTGCTCAGGGCAAGCTCATCGACACCGCGGCCCTGTCCGCAAGCCTGCTCAAGGCCGGTACCTCCGCCACCGACGTCGCCGGCCGGACCGTGCCCCTGCCGATGGTCGTAGCCGAGCCGACGGTGACGACGCCGCAGAACGAGTGGGGCATCAGCGAGGTGATCGGCGAGTTCGCCACCCCGTACAACAGTGGGGACGCGCCGCGCACGCAGAACCTCACTCGCGGAGCCGAGCTCGTCAACGGCACGGTCGTCAAGCCCGGCGAGGTCTTCTCCCTGGAGAAGGTCCTCGGCGAGGTCGACTCCGAGCACGGGTTCGCCGATGCCGGGGTCATTCAGAACGGAGAGCATGTTGACGCGATGGGAGGTGGACTCAGCCAGGTGGCCACCACCACCTTCAACGCCGGTTTTGAGGCCGGGATGGATGACACCGAGCATCATCCCCACCAGTACTACTTCGAGCGTTACCCGGCTGGGCGTGAGGCGACCCTGTGGACCGGCAATCTCGACATGAAGTTCACGAACTCCACGTCCCATGCGGTACTGGCCCAGGCGTGGCTGGACGGTGAGCAGATCCACGTGCGGCTGTGGTCGACCAAGTACTACGACGTTTCCATCACCTCCTCGGATCGCTCCAACTTCCGTCCGGTGAGGACCAAGCACGGGTCCGGTCCCGACTGTGAACCCACCTCCGGGGGGCAGCAGGGATTCGACATCACTGTCACCCGCACCCGCAAGCACGACGGCAAGGCCCTGCCCGACGACGTCCTGACCACCAAGTACGACGGCGACATCGATATGATCTGCAACTAG
- a CDS encoding ABC transporter ATP-binding protein, whose translation MSPTSSPSTSTEVTKSAAAVPVVDVRSADDALPDPSSAAPLLEVADLHVSFPSEDGRVNAVRGVDLSVARGEVLALVGESGSGKSVTSTAVMGLLDESAEVTGSVRLHGTELLGRPDGYMSRIRGSQIAMVFQDPLSALTPVYTVGAQIVEALRIHHPEMSEAAAHKRAVELLDLVGIPNPQVRAKAYPHEFSGGMRQRAVIAIAIANDPDLIIADEPTTALDVTIQAQILDVLRTAQKETGAGVIMITHDLGVVAGMADRVAVMYAGRIVETGDVDDIFYRSRMPYTIGLLGSLPRLDARKDSALATLEGNPPSLLELPRGCPFIPRCPMAQAECAREEPALTLVERDGTDGEEPRSGAQYSACHRRGEIERDHLDYSHIYPVPALKTPETMSLPHAERPEVLRVTDLVKEFPLMKGAVFKRRVGTVHAVDGVSFDVRRGETLALVGESGCGKTTTLLEVLSLRAPQEGRIVVLGKDTADLGRAQRRQVRRDLQIVFQDPMASLDPRLPIFDIIAEPLRANGWKKTDIGPRIEELMELVGLEPSHANRYPRNFSGGQRQRIGIARALALEPSLLVLDEPVSALDVSIQAGVINLLDELRATMGLSYLFVAHDLSVVRHIADRVAVMYLGRIVEIGDVDTIFEAPAHPYTQALLSAIPIPDPAKERGRSRIVLEGDMPSPANPPSGCRFRTRCPKFASGLTDDERSACLGAMPDFLSQGEDHEVACYYPERTAVF comes from the coding sequence ATGAGTCCCACGAGCAGCCCCAGCACGTCCACCGAGGTCACGAAGAGCGCTGCGGCCGTGCCCGTCGTCGACGTCAGAAGCGCCGACGACGCGCTCCCGGACCCCTCCAGCGCCGCCCCGCTGCTGGAGGTCGCCGACCTGCACGTCTCCTTCCCCTCTGAGGACGGGCGCGTCAACGCCGTGCGCGGAGTCGACCTGTCCGTCGCCCGCGGTGAAGTGCTGGCCCTGGTCGGCGAGTCCGGTTCGGGCAAGTCCGTCACCTCCACGGCTGTCATGGGACTGCTCGACGAGTCCGCCGAGGTCACCGGGTCGGTGCGCCTCCACGGCACCGAGCTGCTGGGGCGGCCCGACGGCTACATGTCCCGCATTCGCGGTTCCCAGATCGCCATGGTCTTCCAGGACCCGCTCAGCGCCCTGACCCCCGTATACACGGTGGGCGCCCAGATCGTCGAGGCCCTGAGGATCCACCATCCCGAGATGAGCGAGGCGGCCGCACACAAGCGCGCCGTCGAGCTGCTCGACCTGGTGGGCATCCCCAACCCGCAGGTGCGTGCCAAGGCCTACCCCCACGAGTTCTCCGGCGGGATGCGCCAGCGGGCCGTCATCGCCATCGCGATCGCCAACGACCCCGATCTCATCATCGCCGACGAGCCCACCACGGCCCTCGACGTCACCATCCAGGCCCAGATCCTCGACGTGCTGCGCACCGCCCAGAAGGAGACCGGTGCCGGCGTCATCATGATCACCCACGACCTGGGGGTCGTGGCCGGCATGGCGGACCGGGTGGCCGTCATGTACGCCGGGCGCATCGTGGAGACCGGCGACGTCGACGACATCTTCTACCGCTCGCGCATGCCCTACACGATCGGCCTGCTCGGCTCCCTGCCCCGTCTGGACGCGCGTAAGGACTCGGCTCTGGCCACCCTGGAGGGCAACCCGCCCTCCCTGCTGGAGCTGCCCCGAGGATGCCCCTTCATCCCCCGTTGCCCCATGGCCCAGGCCGAGTGCGCACGGGAGGAGCCGGCGCTCACCCTCGTGGAGCGCGACGGGACCGACGGCGAGGAGCCCCGCTCCGGCGCACAGTACTCGGCCTGCCACCGTCGCGGCGAGATCGAACGGGACCATCTCGACTACTCCCACATCTACCCCGTCCCGGCTCTCAAGACCCCCGAGACCATGAGCCTGCCGCATGCCGAGCGCCCCGAGGTTCTGCGCGTCACCGACCTCGTCAAGGAGTTCCCCCTCATGAAGGGAGCCGTCTTCAAGAGACGCGTGGGCACCGTCCACGCCGTCGACGGCGTCTCCTTCGACGTCCGCCGGGGCGAGACCCTGGCCCTGGTCGGCGAGTCCGGCTGCGGCAAGACCACCACCCTCTTGGAGGTCCTCTCCCTCCGGGCGCCCCAGGAGGGCAGGATCGTGGTCCTGGGCAAGGACACGGCCGACCTGGGGCGGGCCCAGCGCCGCCAGGTGCGCCGCGACCTGCAGATCGTCTTCCAGGACCCCATGGCCTCCCTGGACCCGCGCCTGCCGATCTTCGACATCATCGCCGAACCGCTGCGGGCCAACGGCTGGAAGAAAACGGACATCGGACCGCGCATCGAGGAGCTCATGGAGCTCGTCGGGCTCGAGCCCAGTCACGCCAACCGCTACCCGCGCAACTTCTCCGGCGGGCAGCGTCAGCGCATCGGCATCGCCCGTGCTCTGGCGCTCGAACCCAGTCTCCTGGTCCTCGATGAGCCGGTCTCCGCCCTGGACGTGTCCATCCAGGCCGGCGTCATCAACCTGCTCGATGAGCTGCGCGCCACCATGGGGCTCAGCTATCTCTTCGTGGCCCACGACCTGTCAGTGGTGCGCCACATCGCCGACCGTGTCGCCGTCATGTACCTGGGGCGGATCGTGGAGATCGGAGACGTCGACACCATCTTCGAGGCCCCGGCCCACCCCTACACCCAGGCCCTGCTCTCGGCGATCCCCATCCCGGACCCGGCCAAGGAACGCGGCCGCAGCCGCATCGTCCTGGAGGGCGACATGCCCAGCCCCGCCAACCCGCCCTCGGGTTGCCGCTTCCGCACCCGCTGCCCGAAGTTCGCCTCAGGACTCACCGACGACGAGCGCTCGGCCTGCCTGGGAGCCATGCCGGACTTCCTCTCCCAGGGCGAGGACCACGAGGTCGCCTGCTACTACCCCGAGCGCACCGCGGTCTTCTGA
- a CDS encoding ABC transporter family substrate-binding protein — translation MKLNRRMFLATTASAAVLTSLAACAKNGSGSSGSTAGVPTAAPDELQDGGTLRFGIGSAPANWNAVTVDGNIVDMWLIMKFVSPFTVDWAADGKATPNPDFLTKLEAAEVGGKTVVTVAINEKATWGNGRKWDSEDIKVFFDHVKDPSYSWATVEGLDKVEKVEIVDKQTAKVTFNSVYPDWSYPLAGITPRELMADAKTFNESMAGATKFNNDYFAGPFKIKSYDESKQVITLERNDKWWGATSKLETVTLHVLDDSALGQAFANKEIDVLDYIFSADVYQQASGRDDAEVRQNTGLQWRHIMFNASSGPLADKAVRQAITRACNREAIAASDLAGLPVDAKKVLLGNRFFLPVQEGYQDNSTGWGHDVEAAKKLLDGAGWVAGSDGVRAKDGKKLELVITIPSNAPVATNEANLLQKQLNEVGIKLSVSTVEIDKYFPEYINKKNYALTVFTGEKTQYPLANTGQYYASTSQSNYTGLSVPEVDQYVAKIGSTPDGAERNKLANELDKVLWENVFNIPIYQRMQLTAVPKTLRNFGAQGLASFRPERIGYVKS, via the coding sequence ATGAAGCTCAACCGTCGCATGTTCCTCGCCACGACGGCCTCCGCGGCCGTCCTGACCTCCCTGGCCGCCTGCGCCAAGAACGGCTCCGGCTCCTCGGGCTCCACCGCCGGTGTGCCCACCGCCGCCCCCGACGAGCTCCAGGACGGGGGCACGCTGCGCTTCGGCATCGGCTCGGCGCCGGCGAACTGGAACGCCGTGACCGTGGACGGCAACATCGTCGACATGTGGCTGATCATGAAGTTCGTCTCCCCCTTCACCGTCGACTGGGCCGCGGACGGCAAGGCGACACCGAACCCCGACTTCCTCACCAAGCTCGAGGCTGCGGAGGTCGGCGGCAAGACCGTGGTCACCGTGGCCATCAACGAGAAGGCCACCTGGGGCAATGGGCGCAAGTGGGACTCCGAGGACATCAAGGTGTTCTTCGACCATGTCAAGGACCCCAGCTATTCCTGGGCCACCGTCGAGGGACTCGACAAGGTCGAGAAGGTCGAGATCGTGGACAAGCAGACCGCCAAGGTCACCTTCAACTCGGTCTACCCCGACTGGTCCTACCCTTTGGCCGGCATCACCCCCAGGGAGCTCATGGCCGACGCCAAGACCTTCAACGAGTCGATGGCCGGCGCCACCAAGTTCAACAACGACTACTTCGCCGGCCCCTTCAAGATCAAGAGCTACGACGAGTCCAAGCAGGTCATCACCCTGGAGCGCAACGACAAGTGGTGGGGCGCCACCTCCAAGCTTGAGACCGTCACCCTGCACGTCCTGGATGACTCGGCCTTGGGACAGGCCTTCGCCAACAAGGAGATCGACGTCCTGGACTACATCTTCTCCGCCGACGTCTACCAGCAGGCCAGTGGCCGCGACGACGCCGAGGTCCGCCAGAACACCGGCCTGCAGTGGCGTCACATCATGTTCAACGCCTCCTCCGGTCCTCTGGCGGACAAGGCCGTGCGCCAGGCCATCACTCGGGCCTGCAACCGTGAGGCCATCGCGGCCTCCGACCTGGCGGGTCTGCCCGTGGACGCCAAGAAGGTTCTCCTGGGCAACCGCTTCTTCCTGCCCGTCCAGGAGGGCTACCAGGACAACTCCACCGGCTGGGGCCACGACGTCGAGGCCGCCAAGAAGCTGCTCGACGGTGCCGGCTGGGTGGCCGGCTCCGACGGCGTGCGCGCCAAGGACGGCAAGAAGCTCGAGCTGGTGATCACCATCCCCTCCAACGCCCCGGTGGCCACCAACGAGGCCAACCTCCTCCAGAAGCAGCTGAACGAGGTCGGCATCAAGCTCAGTGTCTCCACGGTCGAGATCGACAAGTACTTCCCGGAGTACATCAACAAGAAGAATTACGCACTGACGGTCTTCACCGGCGAGAAGACCCAGTACCCCCTGGCCAACACGGGTCAGTACTACGCCTCGACCAGCCAGTCGAATTACACCGGACTGTCCGTCCCCGAGGTCGACCAGTACGTCGCCAAGATCGGCTCGACCCCCGACGGCGCCGAGCGCAACAAGCTCGCCAACGAGCTCGACAAGGTCCTGTGGGAGAACGTCTTCAACATCCCGATCTACCAGCGCATGCAGCTGACCGCCGTGCCCAAGACGCTGCGCAACTTCGGCGCCCAGGGACTGGCCTCCTTCCGGCCCGAGCGCATTGGCTACGTCAAGAGCTGA
- the typA gene encoding translational GTPase TypA: MSVRQDLRNVAIVAHVDHGKTTLVDAMLWEAGAFGARATEETTGERVMDSGELEREKGITILAKNTAVHYSGPSAVDAGCPEGIVINVIDTPGHADFGGEVERGLSMVDGVVLLVDASEGPLPQTRFVLRKALAANLPVILVVNKVDRPDSRLDEVVAESTDLLLSLASDLADEHPDIDLDAVLDVPVIYASAKARRADTEVPADGELPASENLEPLFRTIIERIPGPSYEEGAPLQAHVTNLDASPFLGRLALLRIHNGTLRKGQTVAWARHDGSLASARVSELLVTEGLDRKPAEEAHAGDIVAVAGIEDITIGESLVDPEDPRPLPLITVDDPAIAMTIGINTSPMAGRTKGAKVTARQVKDRLDRELIGNVSLRVLPTTRPDAWEVQGRGELALAILVEQMRREGFELTVGKPQVVTRTIDGKRHEPIERMTIDVPEEYLGAVTQLMAARKGQMETMTNHGTGWIRMEFLVPARGLIGFRTQFLTETRGTGIASSIAEGYAPWAGQIVSRTTGSLVSDRAGAVTAYALIRLQDRGSFFVEPTQETYEGQVVGENPRGEDMDVNVVREKQQTNMRSSTADSFEALVPPRRLTLEEALEFAADDECVEVTPEAVRIRKVILNSQERFRENARRRRAEA, encoded by the coding sequence ATGAGCGTGCGCCAAGACCTGCGTAACGTCGCCATCGTCGCCCACGTCGACCACGGCAAGACCACTCTTGTCGACGCCATGCTCTGGGAGGCGGGCGCCTTCGGGGCCCGGGCCACCGAGGAGACCACCGGCGAGCGCGTCATGGACTCCGGTGAGCTGGAGCGCGAGAAGGGCATCACGATCCTCGCCAAGAACACGGCGGTCCACTACTCGGGCCCCTCAGCCGTGGACGCCGGCTGCCCCGAGGGCATCGTCATCAACGTCATCGACACCCCCGGTCACGCCGACTTCGGCGGTGAGGTCGAGCGCGGGCTGTCCATGGTCGACGGCGTCGTCCTCCTCGTCGACGCCTCCGAGGGGCCCCTGCCCCAGACCCGCTTCGTGCTGCGCAAGGCCCTGGCCGCGAACCTGCCGGTCATCCTCGTGGTCAACAAGGTGGACCGTCCCGACTCCCGGCTCGACGAGGTCGTCGCAGAGTCCACCGACCTGCTGCTGTCCCTGGCCAGCGACCTGGCCGACGAGCACCCCGACATCGACCTCGACGCCGTCCTGGACGTTCCCGTCATCTACGCCTCCGCCAAGGCCCGTCGCGCCGACACCGAGGTCCCGGCCGACGGCGAGCTGCCGGCCAGCGAGAACCTCGAGCCGCTCTTCCGCACCATCATCGAGCGGATCCCCGGCCCCTCCTACGAGGAAGGCGCCCCCCTGCAGGCTCACGTCACCAACCTGGACGCCTCCCCCTTCCTGGGGCGCCTGGCGCTGCTGCGCATCCACAACGGCACCCTGCGCAAGGGGCAGACGGTGGCCTGGGCCCGCCACGACGGCTCACTGGCCTCCGCCCGCGTCTCCGAGCTCCTCGTCACCGAGGGCCTGGACCGCAAGCCCGCTGAGGAGGCGCACGCCGGTGACATCGTCGCCGTCGCCGGGATCGAGGACATCACCATCGGCGAGTCCCTCGTCGACCCCGAGGACCCGCGTCCCCTGCCGCTCATCACCGTGGACGACCCGGCCATCGCCATGACCATCGGCATCAACACCTCCCCGATGGCCGGGCGCACCAAGGGCGCCAAGGTCACCGCCCGTCAGGTCAAGGACCGCCTGGACCGTGAGCTCATCGGCAACGTGTCCCTGCGGGTCCTGCCCACCACCCGGCCCGACGCCTGGGAGGTGCAGGGACGCGGGGAGCTGGCGCTGGCGATCCTCGTGGAGCAGATGCGCCGTGAGGGATTCGAGCTGACCGTCGGCAAGCCGCAGGTCGTCACCCGTACCATCGACGGCAAGCGTCACGAGCCCATCGAGCGCATGACCATCGACGTCCCCGAGGAGTACCTGGGCGCCGTCACCCAGCTCATGGCCGCACGCAAGGGCCAGATGGAGACCATGACCAACCATGGCACCGGCTGGATCCGCATGGAGTTCCTTGTGCCGGCCCGTGGCCTCATCGGCTTCCGCACCCAGTTCCTCACCGAGACCCGCGGCACCGGCATCGCCTCCTCCATCGCTGAGGGCTACGCCCCCTGGGCCGGGCAGATCGTCTCGCGCACCACCGGATCCCTCGTCTCCGACCGTGCCGGGGCCGTGACCGCCTACGCGCTCATCCGCCTGCAGGACCGCGGAAGCTTCTTCGTCGAGCCCACCCAGGAGACCTACGAGGGTCAGGTCGTGGGGGAGAACCCCCGCGGTGAGGACATGGACGTCAACGTGGTCCGCGAGAAGCAGCAGACCAACATGCGCTCCTCGACCGCGGACAGCTTCGAGGCCCTCGTGCCGCCGCGCCGCCTCACCCTGGAGGAGGCCCTCGAGTTCGCCGCCGACGACGAGTGCGTCGAGGTCACTCCGGAGGCCGTGCGCATCCGCAAGGTTATCCTCAACTCCCAGGAGCGTTTCCGCGAGAACGCCCGTCGTCGTCGTGCCGAGGCCTGA
- a CDS encoding ABC transporter permease: MASIGKQMTVGGYAAVEQGGEAQLSPEDLGDITKQTPRDSRRLTRRQIITRRFWRNKGAVVGAVGFLLMVLFALFGGAATHWTFTDVDSAAFLQAPSADHWFGTTQGGRDVYAMVVEGTRKSMMIGVFVALLQTGVAAVIGSSAAYFGGWWEKIALWATDLLLVVPSFLIIAILSQRAGAAKGSIVLFIILLAGFGWMLTARVVRSLTLSVKNLEYVNAARFMNVPSPVIIARHILPNIASLLIVDATINVAYAVISETTLSYFGFGVQSPNTSLGTLIAEGQRSATTYPWIFLAPAAVLFLMLLCVNVMGDGLRDAIDPSSKSGGKA, from the coding sequence ATGGCCTCCATCGGCAAGCAGATGACGGTGGGCGGCTACGCCGCCGTCGAGCAGGGCGGGGAGGCCCAGCTGAGCCCCGAGGACCTGGGCGACATCACCAAGCAGACCCCCAGGGACTCCCGGCGCCTGACCCGCAGGCAGATCATCACCCGGCGCTTCTGGCGCAACAAGGGGGCGGTGGTCGGCGCGGTCGGCTTCCTGCTCATGGTGCTCTTCGCACTCTTCGGCGGCGCCGCGACCCACTGGACCTTCACCGACGTCGACTCCGCCGCCTTCCTCCAGGCCCCCAGCGCTGATCACTGGTTCGGCACCACCCAGGGAGGCCGCGACGTCTACGCGATGGTGGTGGAGGGCACCCGCAAGTCCATGATGATCGGCGTCTTCGTCGCCCTGCTCCAGACCGGCGTCGCCGCCGTCATCGGATCCTCGGCCGCCTACTTCGGCGGCTGGTGGGAGAAGATCGCCCTGTGGGCCACCGACCTGCTCCTCGTGGTCCCCTCCTTCCTCATCATCGCGATCCTCTCCCAGCGGGCCGGAGCCGCCAAGGGCTCCATCGTGCTGTTCATCATCCTCCTGGCCGGCTTCGGCTGGATGCTCACGGCCCGCGTGGTGCGCTCCCTGACCCTGAGCGTGAAGAACCTGGAGTACGTCAACGCCGCCCGCTTCATGAACGTGCCCAGTCCCGTCATCATCGCCCGGCACATCCTGCCCAACATCGCCTCCCTGCTCATCGTCGACGCCACCATCAACGTGGCCTACGCCGTCATCAGCGAGACGACGCTGTCCTACTTCGGTTTCGGGGTCCAGTCGCCCAACACCTCCCTGGGCACCCTCATCGCCGAGGGGCAGCGCTCGGCGACCACCTACCCCTGGATCTTCCTGGCCCCGGCAGCCGTGCTCTTCCTCATGCTCCTGTGCGTCAACGTCATGGGTGACGGTCTGCGCGATGCCATCGACCCCTCGTCCAAGTCCGGAGGCAAGGCATGA
- a CDS encoding MFS transporter, translating to MKLMAEEYVVEFLVSRGLYVLANSAVPALLAIAVASEGYSASGVGLVLGVGALPGILGALLAPQMLVHVSPKTMFGGAAAAWVVICGGIAMLSHAGSVGLGVYVTVSFALEFVASIMYPTMGSYVADLVRSDLLDRMNSARAVVAGLCAVAGPGLIAVVQSWRGVADAWWLVSLLMLACLLSQIRLPKGRRTGGADRITALNRGLRVAARSRGVLVVLVSSGVWHFTVWGSYMTIYPVVLRDDYRALWFIGVSESLFAVGGIIGSLLRVPSRLSRPVLCLVALLSFVPVPVGVVLGAPLWLVAVLVFVSSAVIASTAVAWETFLQSRVERDALPSVFALDYLAGDGIAPLGYVAVPALAMWLGQGTGVLTTAGVCVLVLLGCLWVSAVSPEAEQVEPSVE from the coding sequence ATGAAGCTGATGGCGGAGGAGTACGTCGTTGAGTTTCTTGTGTCGCGAGGCCTGTATGTCCTGGCGAATTCGGCGGTTCCCGCATTGCTGGCGATAGCTGTGGCGTCGGAGGGCTACAGCGCCTCCGGCGTCGGGCTGGTCCTCGGCGTGGGCGCGCTGCCGGGTATCTTGGGTGCGTTGCTGGCTCCGCAGATGCTGGTTCACGTCAGCCCCAAGACCATGTTCGGCGGTGCGGCAGCCGCATGGGTCGTCATCTGTGGCGGTATCGCGATGCTGAGTCATGCCGGCTCGGTTGGGCTCGGCGTGTACGTCACTGTGTCATTCGCCTTGGAGTTCGTCGCATCGATCATGTACCCAACGATGGGGTCCTATGTCGCAGACCTCGTGCGGTCGGATCTGTTGGATCGGATGAATTCCGCCAGGGCTGTTGTCGCTGGTCTGTGCGCGGTCGCCGGCCCTGGACTTATTGCGGTGGTGCAGTCATGGCGAGGTGTCGCTGACGCTTGGTGGCTGGTCTCCCTGCTGATGCTCGCATGTCTGCTGTCGCAGATCCGCCTGCCGAAAGGGCGCAGAACGGGGGGTGCGGATCGCATCACCGCCCTGAACCGGGGCCTGCGGGTCGCTGCACGCTCCCGAGGGGTCCTCGTTGTGCTGGTCAGCTCCGGTGTGTGGCACTTTACTGTGTGGGGAAGTTATATGACGATATACCCCGTGGTGCTGCGCGATGATTATCGAGCGTTATGGTTCATCGGTGTCAGCGAGTCCTTGTTTGCGGTCGGTGGAATCATTGGGTCCTTACTTCGTGTGCCATCCCGCTTGTCTCGCCCGGTGCTGTGCCTGGTTGCGCTCCTCAGTTTCGTGCCGGTGCCGGTCGGTGTGGTGCTCGGTGCGCCTCTTTGGCTTGTCGCGGTGTTGGTATTTGTTTCAAGTGCTGTGATTGCGTCGACGGCGGTGGCTTGGGAGACGTTTCTTCAGTCTCGAGTTGAGCGTGACGCACTGCCCTCTGTCTTCGCCTTGGACTACCTCGCCGGGGACGGTATTGCGCCGCTCGGCTACGTGGCTGTTCCCGCCCTTGCCATGTGGCTGGGTCAGGGGACGGGTGTGCTGACGACCGCTGGGGTATGCGTACTGGTGCTGCTCGGGTGTCTGTGGGTGTCCGCCGTTTCCCCGGAGGCGGAGCAAGTCGAGCCTTCTGTGGAGTGA